Proteins from a genomic interval of Gadus macrocephalus chromosome 2, ASM3116895v1:
- the LOC132472459 gene encoding myocardin-related transcription factor B-like isoform X3, producing the protein MAMTTSGAGVASPKSEAVVNELQELTLQPANKLLPIRERKNILQLKLQQRRSRQELINQGIMPPLKGSAAFHDHRRSLERARTEDFLKTKFRCRPERSELIRMHILEQTRAEPCLQATQLQLKRARLADDLNVKLSHRPGPMELIHKNILPVHSSIKRAIIDFPKASGESSSFDEDSSGSLSPEPLCSQELPEAPGPLLSPLGSLTPSPTQFLNQVPPSASSIPTNPASTTNLTNETAALPSHRDPSPTSMKSQYKMTSSAYRPKKLKDQPKIRKLKYHQYVPPDQRGGKEPPAAPQLDSSYAKLLQQQQLFLQLQILSQQKLQQKLQQQQNHNTNSVNYATILPARPKDHQSPPATSSSSSSSSSALIPTSATAPSSPPRNPSAPPASQSTLTHLRAASAGETMPQTLPSNLDEMKVAELKAELKQRHLTVSGTKSDLIERLKAYQELHAAAGMGGGIVTGTPSATITITVPSPSSLLPAGGAAEPEARGVGGGALGNPTPPPPPSQQGHIHPSPAAGSSTSPSLSHTATPLPPPPPPPPPQQVMTFGCLHPSSPVSPSPHAGSPSAMSPENDYTNTTTNGLDEMARSPPVQRCLHTHAPVATIKEEPTSFLPTAYSTQKLFVYSPSDSSAAFSPPSSTTGAAAVPASIGTPAPASSGAGAQSAAGSGATASPCGDRDRMLRDKDRQIEMLTRMLNQKQRLVELLRMQLEQGNRGGRLGGGGGGGRAKVPEAKVLLHIKKEPGETSPVCLASPPDHQPLRSGPPYAPPHHVAVKQESAAATDVMETQLPPCPAGGLSLAAFPTLGPGGPPGPGGPPDGSGNHANGPEQQIRLQQAALQLAQQRAIQKLLLQPKNQQTQQHLLQSAGQQNQQNLQQRSQQRKKKSHKQQLKQQQQQQQQQQQQQQQQQLLSQSQPQQQQQPQPRQSQTQPKQQVPLRPQQPVMLQSCTQQQQQRQPMQQTAVPLRHQSPVQAKVQQLLHAKQQQALTQQTPQQENQGSQLLLNQQNGSATSFNLDYLNTVVSPALLTDGNGNHFLVALTNHVSELQKTSPSENIATTQNTPKGLQATPWLPGQLAPQPDCPHNQSEDRTYPGSLKVPNRKDAGPEVAIDQSQQEGIHSLSSFFDNETLGKDALLPSVKTVCEEEEVFSVLDHSLLFSPLSPASLRTPASSPGYRENPDDLFDILFQTGEISSSFKPSPDPSLDGLHTSSPLPPIPPPLSPLQRELSSPASTPPFDHLHFPHAINKVLSYLNTREHPTLCPQEVLGPASNTTPITSSITIKEETLVEEEEEEEEVRGAFHSSGRLEDFLESATGTPLLGAEPGSPLTLIDDLHSQLLSSSSLLEHPPSPMDTFDLHGCLADTHPGPTRFEAPGGQMVDVMEWLDLTMGTGEGLSEDTLPTDLAPLAPPTPVSVFSADFLNISDLQMGWDSCL; encoded by the exons TCCTCCAGCTGAAGCTTCAGCAGAGGAGGTCCAGACAGGAGCTGATCAACCAGGGGATCATGCCTC CATTAAAAGGTTCAGCAGCCTTCCATGATCACAGGAGAAGCCTGGAGCGAGCCCGC ACGGAGGACTTCCTGAAGACCAAGTTCCGCTGCCGTCCAGAGCGATCTGAGCTAATCAGGATGCACATCCTGGAGC AGACACGCGCGGAGCCCTGCCTGCAAGCCACGCAGCTGCAGCTGAAAAGGGCGCGCCTGGCCGATGACCTCAACGTCAAGCTCTCCCACCGTCCCGGGCCTATGGAGCTCATCCACAAGAACATCCTACCCGTCCACTCCAGCATCAAGCGGGCCATCATAG ACTTCCCCAAGGCGTCGGGCGAGAGCTCATCCTTCGACGAGGACAGTAGTGGCAGTCTCTCCCCGGAGCCGCTCTGCTCCCAGGAACTCCCCGAGGCTCCGGGACCTCTGCTGTCTCCCCTGGGAAGCCTTACACCCTCCCCCACGCAG TTCCTCAATCAGGTCCCGCCATCAGCCTCTTCTATCCCGACCAATCCCGCCTCCACCACGAATCTGACCAATGAAACGGCAGCGCTGCCTTCTCACAGAGATCCCAGTCCAACATCAATGAAG TCCCAGTATAAGATGACCTCTTCGGCCTACAGACCCAAGAAGCTCAAGGACCAGCCCAAG ATCAGGAAGCTGAAGTACCACCAGTACGTCCCGCCGGACCAGAGGGGCGGCAAGGagccccccgctgccccccagCTGGACTCGTCCTACGCCAAGCtgctccagcaacagcagctctTCCTACAGCTGCAGATTCTCAGCCAGCAGAAGCTCCAGCAGaaactacagcagcagcagaaccacaACACCAACAGCGTCAACTACGCCACCATCCTGCCTGCCAGGCCCAA GGATCACCAGTCACCTCCggccacctcctcttcctcatcctcttcctcctccgccctcaTCCCCACCTCTGctaccgccccctcctccccgcccagAAACCCCAGTGCTCCCCCTGCCAGCCAGAGCACTCTGACCCACCTGAGGGCTGCCTCGGCTGGGGAGACCATGCCCCAGACTCTGCCCTCCAACCTGGATGAGATGAAG gTGGCGGAGCTGAAAGCGGAGCTGAAGCAGCGTCACCTGACCGTCTCGGGCACCAAGAGCGACCTCATCGAGCGTCTCAAGGCCTATCAGGAGCTGCACGCCGCGGCAGGCATGGGCGGGGGCATTGTCACGGGCACCCCCTccgccaccatcaccatcaccgtcccctccccctcctcactcctgccagcagggggagccgcAGAGCCAGAGGCCCGGGGCGTGGGTGGAGGAGCTCTCGGTaaccctacaccaccaccacccccatcacagCAGGgacacatccatccatctcctgCAGCAG GCTCTAGCACCAGCCCCTCCCTCAGCCACACTGCGaccccactaccaccaccaccaccaccaccaccaccacagcaaGTCATGACCTTTGGctgcctccacccctcctctcctgtttCTCCATCACCTCACGCCGGCTCTCCGTCCGCCATGAGTCCAGAGAACGactacaccaacaccaccaccaacgggCTGGACGAGATG gcGAGGTCCCCTCCAGTGCAGCGGTGCCTCCACACCCATGCTCCCGTCGCCACCATCAAAGAAGAACCCACTTCCTTTCTCCCTACGGCCTACTCCACCCAGAAGCTCTTTGTGTACTCCCCCAGCGACTCCAGTGCAGCGTTCTCTCCTCCCAGCAGTACCACGGGGGCCGCTGCCGTCCCCGCGTCGATCGGCACTCCTGCTCCTGCCAGCAGCGGTGCGGGCGCTCAGAGTGCGGCGGGGAGCGGGGCGACCGCCTCGCCCTGCGGGGACCGGGACAGGATGCTGCGGGACAAGGACCGGCAGATTGAAATGCTGACCCGGATGCTGAACCAGAAGCAGAGGCTGGTGGAGCTGCTCCGGATGCAGCTGGAGCAGGGCAACCGAGGAGGCCGgctaggtggtggtgggggtggcggtAGGGCAAAGGTTCCAGAAGCCAAGGTCCTCCTCCATATCAAGAAGGAGCCCGGCGAGACCTCCCCAGTCTGCCTCGCTTCCCCGCCAGACCACCAGCCCCTGAGGTCGGGGCCTCCCTACGCGCCGCCGCACCACGTGGCGGTCAAGCAGGAAAGCGCGGCGGCGACGGACGTCATGGAGACGCAGCTGCCGCCGTGTCCCGCGGGGGGGCTGTCCCTCGCTGCCTTCCCCACCCTGGGTCCTGGGGGTCCCCCGGGACCTGGAGGCCCCCCGGACGGGTCGGGAAACCACGCCAACGGGCCCGAGCAGCAGATACGTCTGCAGCAGGCGGCGCTCCAGCTGGCCCAGCAGAGGGCTATTCAGAAGCTCCTCCTACAGCCAAAGAACCaacagacccagcagcacctgctTCAGAGCGCCGGCCAACAGAACCAGCAGAACCTCCAGCAACGCTCCcagcagaggaagaagaagtccCACAAGCAGCAGCtcaaacaacagcaacagcaacaacaacaacaacaacaacaacaacaacagcaacagctaCTCTCTCAATCacagccacagcagcagcagcagccacagccCAGGCAGAGCCAAACCCAGCCCAAGCAACAGGTGCCGCTGAGGCCGCAGCAGCCAGTGATGCTGCAGAGTtgcacccagcagcagcagcagcggcagccgaTGCAGCAGACGGCGGTGCCGCTCCGCCACCAGAGCCCCGTTCAAGCCAAGGTTCAACAGTTGCTGCATGCCAAGCAGCAGCAAGCACTGACGCAACAGACACCACAGCAGGAGAATCAG GGTTCTCAACTTCTCCTCAACCAGCAGAATGGCTCCGCCACCTCCTTCAACCTGGACTACCTGAATACGGTCGTTTCCCCGGCCCTGCTTACCGACGGCAACGGAAACCACTTCCTGGTTGCACTGACCAATCATGTGTCCGAGTTACAAAAGACCAGCCCATCAGAAAACATTGCAACCACACAAAACACTCCAAAG GGACTCCAAGCTACACCTTGGCTCCCTGGCCAGTTAGCTCCTCAGCCAGATTGTCCtcacaaccaatcagaagacaGGACATACCCAGGGTCCTTAAAAGTACCAAACAGAAAG GACGCGGGACCTGAAGTTGCAATCGACCAATCCCAGCAGGAGGGCATCCATTCCCTGTCATCATTCTTTGACAATGAGACTTTGGGGAAAGACGCGTTGTTACCCTCGGTAAAAACGGTATGC gaggaggaggaggtgttctcAGTCCTGGACCACAGCCTCCTGTTCAGCCCTCTGTCTCCAGCCTCTCTGAGGACGCCAGCCTCCTCTCCTGGTTACAGA GAAAACCCAGACGACCTCTTCGACATCCTGTTTCAAACCGGAG aAATATCATCCTCCTTCAAACCCTCTCCAGACCCCTCCCTGGATGGCCTACACACCAGCAGCCCCCTTCCCcctattcctcctcctctctcccccctacagCGGGAGCTGTCCTCTCCTGCCTCAACACCACCCTTCGACCACCTTCATTTCCCACATGCGATAAACAAAgtgttatcttatcttaacaCTCGGGAACATCCGACCTTATGTCCCCAAGAGGTGCTTGGACCGGCCTCTAACACAacccccatcacctcctccatcaccatcaaAGAGGAAACACTggtggaagaagaggaggaggaggaggaggtgcgggGAGCCTTCCACAGCAGCGGGCGCTTGGAGGACTTCCTGGAGAGCGCCACGGGGACCCCCCTgctgggggcggagcctggcAGCCCGTTGACCTTGATTGACGACCTCCACAGCCAATTGCTGAGCTCCTCCAGCCTCCTGGAGCACCCGCCCTCCCCCATGGACACCTTTGACCTGCACGGCTGCCTGGCCGACACCCACCCTGGCCCGACTCGCTTCGAGGCCCCCGGGGGTCAGATGGTGGACGTGATGGAGTGGCTGGATCTCACAATGGGCACGGGGGAGGGGCTTAGCGAGGACACGCTCCCAACCGACTTGGCTCCGTTGGCCCCGCCCACGCCCGTAAGTGTCTTCTCCGCAGATTTCCTCAACATCTCAGACCTGCAGATGGGATGGGATTC